Proteins from a single region of Streptomyces sp. Tu 3180:
- the amiA gene encoding streptamidine family RiPP, translating into MDNEQVFTPIADQGQLAHASASHSNALVENPFDDNEE; encoded by the coding sequence ATGGACAACGAGCAGGTCTTCACGCCGATCGCCGACCAGGGCCAGCTGGCCCACGCCTCGGCCTCCCACTCCAACGCGCTCGTCGAGAACCCCTTCGACGACAACGAGGAGTAA
- a CDS encoding ABC transporter ATP-binding protein: protein MTESVGIHVEGVHFGYPGRPVLRGVDLTVRPGELTALIGLNGCGKSTLLRLAAGLLQPDEGRVRLGGDDLARLSRRATARRVALLHQSAPAVPGMTVRHLVRQGRYAARGPLGMLREGDDPVVHRALRDVGVEGWADRDVDALSGGERQRVRLAMALAQDTRVLLLDEPTTYLDLHHQLDVLQTVVRLREERGLTVVMVLHDLAHAARFAERVVALRDGRVVADGAPGEVVTPGLLADVLKVAGRVGRDPEGGWPVCYPDHPLPDLEYENQIH from the coding sequence ATGACCGAGTCCGTGGGGATCCACGTCGAGGGGGTCCACTTCGGCTACCCCGGGCGACCCGTGCTGCGGGGCGTCGACCTGACCGTCCGGCCGGGCGAACTGACCGCCCTCATCGGCCTGAACGGCTGCGGCAAGTCGACCTTGCTGCGGCTGGCCGCCGGGCTGCTGCAGCCGGACGAAGGGCGCGTCCGGCTCGGCGGGGACGACCTCGCCCGGCTGTCCCGGCGCGCCACGGCCCGGAGGGTGGCGCTGCTGCACCAGTCCGCGCCGGCCGTACCGGGCATGACGGTACGTCACCTCGTCCGCCAGGGGCGGTACGCGGCGCGCGGACCGCTGGGCATGCTGCGCGAGGGCGACGACCCCGTGGTGCACCGGGCGCTGCGGGACGTCGGGGTGGAGGGGTGGGCCGACCGTGACGTCGACGCGCTGTCCGGAGGCGAGCGGCAGCGGGTCCGGCTCGCGATGGCGCTCGCCCAGGACACGCGCGTCCTGCTGCTCGACGAGCCCACCACCTACCTGGATCTGCACCACCAGCTCGACGTGCTGCAGACGGTGGTCCGCCTGCGCGAGGAACGCGGGCTCACGGTGGTGATGGTGCTGCACGACCTGGCGCACGCGGCCCGGTTCGCCGAACGCGTCGTCGCCCTGCGCGACGGCCGTGTGGTGGCCGACGGGGCACCGGGCGAGGTGGTGACCCCGGGGTTGCTGGCGGACGTGCTGAAGGTGGCCGGGCGGGTCGGCCGGGACCCCGAGGGAGGCTGGCCGGTGTGTTATCCAGATCACCCCCTCCCAGATCTAGAATATGAAAATCAGATTCATTAG
- a CDS encoding iron ABC transporter permease, whose amino-acid sequence MTRRFTALAALAVVCAGVELVAGRGMSPGVAWDVLNGGGDPTERHILFQLRLPRLLVALCAGACLAVAGLVLQSALRNPLAGPEVTGVTPGAVLGAVTATALGLAGWDSPLAVVLAACAGGCAGAALLWLLAGRGRGDPAQTAVQGVLVSAVLGGLTAMVLLVEPGELGSVVQWLVGTTEGRVWQHWHLLWPWALAWGVAAWLLAGPLTLLRCGDDIALAVGLSARRARTLALLCAVALTAGAVAAVGALGFVGLLVPHLAVAVFGADLRVSLPGAALLGAVVVCGADAAAQLSSRLLAGALDSGRLTLPVGALTACLGAALLLVVVRRTPSRPF is encoded by the coding sequence GTGACCCGGCGATTCACGGCTCTCGCGGCACTGGCCGTCGTGTGCGCCGGCGTGGAACTGGTGGCCGGGCGCGGCATGTCCCCGGGCGTGGCCTGGGACGTCCTGAACGGCGGCGGTGACCCGACGGAGCGCCACATCCTGTTCCAGCTGCGCCTGCCCAGGCTGCTGGTGGCTCTCTGCGCGGGCGCCTGCCTGGCCGTGGCGGGGCTGGTCCTGCAGTCCGCCCTGCGCAACCCCCTCGCCGGGCCGGAGGTGACGGGCGTGACCCCGGGAGCGGTGCTCGGCGCCGTCACCGCGACCGCCCTGGGGCTCGCCGGCTGGGACTCGCCCCTGGCCGTGGTCCTCGCCGCGTGCGCGGGCGGGTGCGCCGGAGCCGCGCTGCTGTGGCTGCTCGCCGGCCGCGGGCGCGGTGACCCGGCGCAGACCGCCGTGCAGGGGGTGCTGGTGTCGGCGGTGCTCGGCGGACTCACCGCCATGGTGCTCCTCGTGGAGCCGGGCGAGCTCGGCAGCGTCGTGCAGTGGCTGGTGGGCACCACGGAGGGCCGGGTGTGGCAGCACTGGCACCTGCTGTGGCCGTGGGCCCTCGCCTGGGGGGTCGCGGCCTGGCTGCTGGCCGGGCCGTTGACCCTGCTGCGCTGCGGGGACGACATCGCCCTGGCCGTCGGCCTCTCCGCTCGCCGGGCCCGGACCCTGGCCCTGCTGTGCGCGGTGGCGCTGACGGCGGGTGCGGTGGCCGCCGTGGGGGCGCTGGGCTTCGTGGGGCTGCTCGTCCCGCACCTGGCCGTGGCCGTCTTCGGCGCGGACCTGCGGGTGAGTCTGCCCGGTGCCGCCCTGCTGGGCGCGGTGGTGGTGTGCGGGGCGGACGCGGCGGCGCAGCTGTCCTCGCGGCTGCTGGCGGGGGCGCTGGACTCCGGACGGCTCACGCTGCCGGTCGGGGCGCTCACCGCCTGCCTCGGGGCCGCGTTGCTGCTGGTCGTCGTGCGCCGCACGCCGAGCCGTCCGTTCTGA
- a CDS encoding iron ABC transporter permease produces MAVSSVCALSLGTPHVPPHRLVAAVLDGDTTLAGIVVTELRVPRLVLALVAGACLGAAGLVLQEALRNPLAVPEMLGVSSGAALGVAAPLVLSLSLPAAVQPMPAIGGAALGGGLTLLAAGLGRSPSAVLLTGAAVAAALQAALLVLMVMADQLDLQLIYRYLLGSLSARTWDDVTGLWPWLLVAVPALVLCAPVLSVMRLGDQDAEALGVRARRARLAALAIAVVLIAPVTAVCGPVAWVGFLAPHLARWFNPAAGAVRWLPWSAAWGTVVVAVADVPARLALAPVETPVGAWTALLGVPAGVALMRSGGRGRAPRRRSAWRRTAAPAAVREPLPGPRKAASGAADAVSGAPAPDGVSGDEPGRGGIGGGCPPPSGATRTEDAR; encoded by the coding sequence CTGGCCGTCTCCTCGGTCTGCGCGCTCAGCCTCGGTACCCCCCACGTCCCACCGCACCGGCTGGTCGCCGCGGTGCTGGACGGGGACACCACGCTCGCCGGGATCGTCGTCACCGAACTCCGTGTGCCCCGCCTGGTGCTGGCGCTCGTCGCCGGAGCCTGTCTGGGGGCGGCCGGACTGGTGCTCCAGGAGGCGCTGCGCAATCCCCTGGCGGTGCCGGAGATGCTGGGCGTGTCGTCCGGTGCCGCGCTGGGGGTGGCCGCGCCGCTGGTGCTGAGCCTGTCACTGCCCGCCGCCGTCCAGCCGATGCCGGCCATCGGCGGGGCCGCGCTCGGCGGCGGGCTCACGCTCCTGGCCGCCGGGCTCGGCCGCAGTCCGTCCGCGGTGCTGCTGACCGGCGCCGCGGTGGCGGCCGCGTTGCAGGCCGCGCTGCTGGTGCTGATGGTCATGGCCGACCAGCTGGACCTCCAGCTGATCTACCGCTATCTGCTCGGCTCCCTGTCCGCCCGGACCTGGGACGACGTGACGGGCCTGTGGCCGTGGCTGCTCGTCGCGGTCCCCGCGCTCGTGCTGTGCGCGCCGGTGCTGTCGGTGATGCGGCTGGGTGACCAGGACGCCGAGGCGCTGGGTGTGCGCGCCCGGCGCGCCCGGCTGGCGGCACTGGCCATCGCGGTGGTGCTGATCGCCCCGGTGACGGCCGTGTGCGGACCCGTGGCGTGGGTCGGCTTCCTCGCCCCGCACCTGGCCCGGTGGTTCAACCCGGCGGCGGGAGCGGTGCGTTGGCTTCCGTGGTCCGCCGCCTGGGGCACGGTCGTCGTGGCCGTCGCCGATGTCCCGGCCCGGCTGGCGCTGGCGCCCGTGGAGACACCGGTCGGCGCGTGGACGGCCCTGCTGGGCGTGCCGGCCGGGGTCGCGCTGATGCGCTCGGGCGGTCGCGGCCGGGCGCCCCGGCGTCGGTCGGCCTGGCGCCGGACGGCAGCCCCGGCCGCGGTGCGCGAGCCGCTGCCCGGACCGCGGAAGGCGGCTTCCGGTGCGGCGGACGCCGTCTCCGGCGCCCCGGCGCCGGACGGCGTCAGCGGAGACGAGCCCGGGCGCGGCGGGATCGGCGGTGGCTGCCCGCCGCCTTCCGGGGCGACCAGAACGGAGGACGCACGGTGA
- a CDS encoding ABC transporter substrate-binding protein: MGSLLAGCGSSAEEPASDRARPTAKTDVTVEPIKASTELTDTNGVKVSLKKEPERIVCLFALCDDILTELGIVPTATNSALLAHPDFLGEERAKEVDVIPGGFIAPEVEAVLSHKPDLVIGLGDTHGKLAPALEGATTFWAMQPETWEDSVGYLRDLAALTGRTAEGEKAERAFWTKLAAAEKAPSDKTALVIYGSDENFGVATPETDVAASLFPRIADYPWKSRGVEGSYSLEEIFAQDVDVLFVETLSFGDADGKLSEKLAENPLWGKIPAVRNGDVHEVDSEVWAKGRGTRSLGVVLDEATAALR; the protein is encoded by the coding sequence ATGGGTTCCCTCCTGGCCGGCTGCGGTTCGTCGGCCGAGGAACCCGCGAGTGACAGGGCCAGGCCGACGGCGAAGACGGACGTCACCGTCGAACCCATCAAGGCGTCCACGGAGTTGACCGACACCAACGGCGTCAAGGTCTCCCTGAAGAAGGAACCCGAGCGGATCGTCTGCCTGTTCGCGCTCTGCGACGACATCCTGACCGAGCTGGGCATCGTCCCGACGGCCACCAACAGCGCGTTGCTCGCCCACCCGGACTTCCTGGGGGAGGAGAGGGCGAAGGAGGTCGACGTCATCCCCGGCGGATTCATCGCCCCGGAGGTGGAGGCGGTCCTCTCCCACAAGCCCGACCTCGTGATCGGCCTGGGGGACACGCACGGCAAGCTCGCCCCGGCGCTCGAGGGCGCCACGACGTTCTGGGCCATGCAGCCCGAGACGTGGGAGGACAGCGTCGGGTACCTGCGCGACCTCGCCGCGCTCACCGGGCGCACCGCCGAGGGCGAGAAGGCCGAGAGGGCCTTCTGGACCAAGCTCGCCGCCGCAGAGAAGGCTCCCAGCGACAAGACCGCTCTCGTCATCTACGGCAGCGACGAGAACTTCGGCGTCGCGACCCCGGAGACCGACGTGGCCGCCAGCCTCTTCCCCAGGATCGCTGACTACCCGTGGAAGTCCCGTGGTGTGGAAGGCAGTTACAGCCTCGAAGAGATCTTCGCCCAGGACGTCGACGTGCTGTTCGTCGAGACGCTGAGCTTCGGCGACGCGGACGGCAAGCTGTCGGAGAAGCTGGCCGAGAACCCCCTCTGGGGCAAGATCCCGGCGGTGAGGAACGGCGACGTCCACGAGGTGGACTCGGAGGTGTGGGCCAAGGGGCGCGGCACCCGCTCACTGGGCGTCGTCCTCGACGAGGCCACGGCCGCGCTGCGGTGA